From Xylanibacter oryzae DSM 17970, a single genomic window includes:
- a CDS encoding ABC transporter permease, translating into MNTIIKQAKNHIRQQPFFTILSILGTAVSIAFAMLVVINYDIHIGDITPESNRSKMVYSGDGYSFKTKDHSNANPGMSYRTAKMIFSNIKGASIVSYQRSGTKLYCGTNKNKGESHFCKFVDPEFWQMYDFKFLAGKPFNKADFQARANVVVINEHIAREFYGSAEKSIGKTCFCDFSPMKIIGVVDNVSSFFNFAYSELWMPFDPTIKASDPLYGDVTAMALCAPGVSTSDLNDQLHISLKRYNSTLNNYSFELKDMCPITKYQFFKGHVNTTAILFIIALMLLVVPAINISGLVSSQMHHQMSELAIRRCYGARRWQLIMRFINENLILTFIGSILGVIMSYAMLFIIKGWLLFSDTSLLNYADCNISTSMILRPTILLWVVGLAVLFNFISVFIPVWIATRRNIISTLKGE; encoded by the coding sequence ATGAATACGATTATTAAACAAGCAAAAAACCATATTAGGCAACAACCGTTCTTCACGATATTGTCGATTTTAGGTACAGCCGTAAGTATAGCTTTCGCCATGCTTGTTGTGATAAACTACGACATACATATTGGAGACATTACCCCCGAAAGTAATCGAAGTAAAATGGTATATTCAGGTGATGGGTATTCTTTTAAGACAAAAGATCACAGCAATGCTAATCCTGGTATGAGTTATCGCACTGCTAAGATGATATTCAGCAATATAAAAGGTGCATCAATTGTAAGTTACCAGCGCAGTGGAACAAAGTTGTATTGCGGAACTAATAAGAATAAAGGCGAAAGTCATTTCTGTAAGTTTGTCGATCCTGAATTTTGGCAAATGTATGACTTTAAGTTTTTAGCAGGCAAGCCTTTTAATAAAGCAGATTTCCAGGCAAGAGCTAATGTTGTCGTAATAAACGAACATATAGCCAGAGAATTTTATGGTAGCGCCGAAAAATCAATAGGAAAGACATGTTTCTGTGATTTTTCACCGATGAAGATCATTGGAGTAGTAGATAACGTAAGCTCTTTTTTCAATTTTGCATATTCTGAATTATGGATGCCATTCGACCCTACAATAAAAGCATCAGACCCCCTGTATGGAGATGTAACAGCGATGGCTCTCTGCGCTCCAGGTGTTAGCACATCTGATTTGAATGACCAATTACATATTTCACTTAAGCGCTACAATAGTACACTTAACAATTACTCGTTCGAGTTAAAGGACATGTGCCCTATTACAAAATATCAGTTTTTTAAGGGCCATGTCAATACCACAGCTATATTATTCATTATAGCACTTATGTTATTAGTAGTTCCGGCTATAAATATCAGCGGACTGGTATCAAGTCAGATGCACCATCAGATGAGTGAACTAGCCATCCGCCGTTGCTATGGTGCCAGACGTTGGCAGCTTATCATGAGATTTATAAATGAAAATCTTATATTGACATTTATAGGATCAATATTAGGGGTTATTATGTCGTATGCTATGCTATTCATCATAAAAGGCTGGTTATTGTTCTCTGACACATCTCTTCTGAATTATGCAGATTGTAATATATCCACATCAATGATATTACGGCCTACGATACTACTTTG
- a CDS encoding ABC transporter ATP-binding protein: protein MITLKGINKIYRTDEIETVALENVNLEVEKGEFLSIMGPSGCGKSTLLNIMGLLDLPTSGTIEIEGIQTDGMKDKALAAFRNQKLGFVFQSFHLINSLNVIDNVEMPLLYRNVSAKERRQKAEEVLEKVGLTHRMRHFPTQLSGGQCQRVAIARAIIGNPDIILADEPTGNLDSKMGAEVMELLHKLNKEDGRTIVMVTHNEDQAKLTSRTVRFFDGRQIQ from the coding sequence ATGATTACATTAAAAGGTATTAACAAAATCTACCGTACTGACGAGATTGAGACGGTAGCTCTTGAGAATGTGAATCTCGAAGTAGAAAAGGGTGAGTTTCTATCTATAATGGGCCCATCAGGTTGTGGCAAGTCTACCCTGCTTAACATTATGGGATTGCTCGACTTACCTACAAGTGGAACAATAGAGATAGAAGGGATACAGACAGATGGTATGAAAGACAAAGCTCTGGCTGCCTTCCGTAATCAAAAACTAGGTTTCGTATTTCAGTCATTCCATCTTATCAACTCACTCAATGTAATTGATAATGTTGAGATGCCCCTTTTATACCGTAATGTTAGTGCAAAAGAGCGTAGACAAAAAGCAGAAGAAGTGTTGGAGAAAGTTGGACTGACTCACCGCATGCGCCACTTCCCCACCCAACTCAGCGGTGGTCAATGTCAGCGTGTAGCCATCGCACGTGCCATAATAGGTAATCCGGATATTATATTGGCTGATGAACCTACAGGTAATTTGGATTCAAAAATGGGTGCAGAAGTTATGGAACTGCTTCACAAATTGAATAAAGAAGACGGTAGAACTATTGTAATGGTAACTCATAATGAAGATCAGGCAAAACTCACAAGTCGGACTGTCAGATTCTTTGACGGGCGCCAAATTCAGTAG
- a CDS encoding efflux RND transporter periplasmic adaptor subunit, translating into MDREIPKEEIKKRRNKRIIRAAAIVFIIFTCFIIVEKWLGQSVNRSDLIFSTVDRGTIEVSVNASGKVVPIFEEIINSPINSRIIETYKKSGDPVDAGTPILKLDLQSAETDYKKGQDDEQMRISKLQQMKVDQNTKLTDLTMQIRVAQMKLSRMRVEMHSERYLDSIGASTRDNVHQKEMNYNVARIELEQQKKQLINERLSCAAEYKVQKLDLDMFIKSLGEIRRTLEDAKIRAPRKAILTYINNQIGSQITQGQQVAVISDLSHFKITGEIADSYGDRISVGGKAIVKIGNKTINGIISSVTPLSKNGVINFTVQLKDDKNSVLRSGLNTDIYVINSVKSDVMRIANSAYYTGPGVYDLFVANSNGEIVKRKVKLGEAGFDYVEVLSGLKPGDKVVVSDMNDYKDKNKLKLKN; encoded by the coding sequence ATGGACAGAGAAATACCAAAAGAAGAAATCAAAAAGCGCCGAAATAAGAGAATAATCCGTGCGGCTGCAATTGTCTTTATCATTTTTACTTGCTTCATCATCGTAGAAAAATGGTTAGGGCAAAGTGTAAACCGTTCGGATTTGATTTTCTCTACAGTAGACCGTGGTACTATTGAGGTCAGTGTAAACGCAAGTGGAAAAGTTGTTCCTATCTTTGAAGAGATTATTAACTCTCCAATAAATTCAAGAATAATTGAAACTTATAAGAAGAGTGGAGATCCGGTAGATGCAGGAACACCAATTCTAAAACTTGATCTGCAATCAGCCGAAACCGATTATAAGAAAGGACAGGATGACGAGCAGATGAGAATATCCAAACTACAACAAATGAAAGTCGATCAGAACACAAAACTTACCGACTTAACTATGCAGATTCGTGTAGCACAAATGAAGTTAAGCAGAATGAGAGTGGAAATGCACAGCGAACGATATCTTGACAGTATTGGAGCTAGTACAAGAGACAACGTACATCAAAAAGAGATGAACTATAATGTTGCCCGCATTGAACTTGAACAACAGAAGAAACAGTTAATAAACGAGCGCCTTTCGTGTGCAGCAGAATATAAAGTACAAAAACTTGATTTAGATATGTTCATAAAGTCGCTTGGAGAGATAAGACGTACACTTGAAGATGCAAAGATACGTGCCCCGCGCAAGGCAATACTAACATACATAAACAATCAGATAGGATCTCAGATAACACAAGGACAACAAGTAGCTGTAATTTCAGATCTAAGCCATTTCAAGATAACCGGAGAAATTGCTGATTCTTATGGCGATAGAATATCTGTTGGAGGAAAAGCCATTGTAAAGATAGGTAATAAAACTATTAATGGAATTATCAGCAGCGTAACTCCTCTATCAAAAAATGGCGTTATAAACTTTACTGTTCAACTTAAGGATGATAAGAACAGTGTTCTTCGCTCCGGTCTGAATACCGATATATATGTCATCAACTCTGTTAAGAGTGATGTTATGCGAATAGCCAACAGCGCATACTATACAGGTCCCGGCGTCTACGATTTGTTTGTTGCCAATAGTAATGGAGAGATAGTAAAACGCAAAGTAAAATTAGGCGAAGCTGGATTTGACTATGTCGAAGTATTAAGTGGACTAAAGCCTGGCGATAAAGTAGTTGTAAGCGATATGAATGACTACAAAGATAAGAATAAATTGAAACTAAAGAACTGA
- the rhaT gene encoding L-rhamnose/proton symporter RhaT yields the protein MEVIIGLIIIAIGSFCQSSSYVPINKVKEWSWESFWLTQGIFAWIVFPLLGAMLAVPAGSSLGAILTVDTAATAKALFYGILWGVGGLTFGLSMRYLGVALGQSISLGTCAGFGTLFPAIFAGTDLFHGQGLILLIGVCITLAGIAVIGYAGSLRAKNMTDEEKKAAIKDFALTKGLLVALLAGVMSACFALGLDAGKPLSVAGVNPLFETLPATFMVTLGGFITNAVYCLYQNAKNKTFGDYRKSGVLINNIMFCALAGILWYCQFFGLGLGKSFFAPDSVIMAFSWCILMALNVLFSNVWGILLKEWKGCNTKTITVLTLGLLILIFSLVFPNLDKI from the coding sequence ATGGAAGTAATTATCGGTTTGATAATAATCGCCATCGGAAGTTTCTGCCAGTCCAGCTCTTATGTACCTATCAATAAGGTGAAAGAGTGGAGCTGGGAGAGCTTCTGGCTTACACAGGGAATCTTCGCATGGATAGTTTTCCCTTTATTGGGCGCTATGCTTGCTGTACCAGCAGGTAGCTCTCTTGGAGCCATACTCACTGTTGATACTGCCGCAACTGCTAAAGCTTTGTTCTACGGAATACTATGGGGTGTTGGCGGACTAACTTTCGGTTTGTCTATGCGCTATCTCGGTGTAGCTTTAGGACAGAGCATCTCTCTAGGTACATGTGCCGGATTCGGAACACTGTTTCCTGCTATCTTTGCAGGAACAGACCTGTTTCATGGCCAGGGACTGATACTACTCATCGGTGTGTGTATCACACTCGCAGGTATTGCCGTAATAGGATATGCCGGTAGTCTGCGTGCTAAAAACATGACCGATGAAGAGAAGAAAGCAGCCATCAAAGATTTTGCATTGACAAAGGGATTGCTCGTAGCACTGCTTGCCGGTGTTATGAGTGCATGTTTCGCCTTAGGTCTTGATGCAGGTAAGCCATTATCTGTTGCAGGTGTCAACCCTCTATTCGAGACGTTACCGGCAACATTCATGGTAACTCTCGGCGGATTCATTACCAACGCTGTATACTGCTTATACCAAAATGCAAAGAATAAGACATTTGGTGATTACCGCAAAAGTGGCGTATTGATCAATAACATAATGTTCTGTGCTCTTGCCGGCATACTTTGGTACTGTCAATTCTTCGGATTAGGACTTGGTAAGTCGTTCTTCGCTCCCGACAGTGTTATCATGGCTTTTTCCTGGTGCATACTTATGGCACTTAATGTGCTGTTCAGTAATGTATGGGGAATATTGCTCAAAGAATGGAAAGGGTGCAACACTAAGACAATTACTGTATTGACTTTAGGTCTGCTAATACTGATATTCTCTTTGGTATTTCCAAATCTTGATAAAATATAA
- a CDS encoding L-rhamnose isomerase — translation MKEQLIVKAYEVAKERYAAIGVDTDKAIKQLENTPLSLHCWQADDVTGFENPDGQLTGGIQATGNYPGKARNIEELRMDVLKAKSFIAGNHRLNLHASYGEFGGQKVDRNEVEPKHFAGWMQWAKENNFKLDFNSTSFSHPLSGSLSLANPDESIRKFWIEHTKRCRAISEEMGKAQNDPCIMNVWIHDGSKDQTVEKLRYRQLLEQSLDEIFAKKYDNMKDCIEAKLFGIGLESYTVGSYDFYLGYGVKNQKIVTLDTGHFVPTESVADKVSSLLLFVPELMLHVSRPIRWDSDHVTIVNDDTLDLFKEIVRADALNRVHIGLDYFDASINRIGAYVVGSRATQKCLLHALLEPIPTLRKYEDKNKLFERLALLEEDKSMPWGAVYDYFCMKNGVPVGEDYIKEIEKYEADVLSKRA, via the coding sequence ATGAAAGAACAATTAATCGTAAAAGCTTACGAAGTAGCTAAAGAACGCTATGCTGCTATTGGTGTTGACACCGACAAAGCGATAAAACAACTAGAGAATACACCTCTGTCACTACATTGCTGGCAAGCTGATGATGTTACAGGTTTTGAAAACCCTGACGGACAGCTTACAGGTGGAATACAAGCTACAGGAAACTATCCAGGCAAAGCTCGCAACATAGAAGAATTGCGTATGGATGTATTAAAAGCTAAATCTTTCATCGCGGGCAACCATCGTCTTAACCTACATGCTTCTTATGGAGAATTTGGAGGACAAAAAGTTGACCGCAACGAAGTTGAACCAAAACATTTCGCAGGATGGATGCAATGGGCAAAAGAAAATAACTTCAAATTAGATTTCAACTCTACATCATTTTCACATCCATTGAGTGGTAGTCTCTCTCTTGCTAATCCTGACGAAAGCATACGCAAGTTCTGGATTGAACATACAAAACGTTGCCGTGCTATCTCTGAAGAGATGGGAAAAGCACAGAACGACCCTTGCATAATGAATGTATGGATACATGATGGTAGCAAAGACCAGACTGTTGAAAAACTACGTTATCGCCAGTTGTTAGAGCAAAGTCTTGATGAAATATTTGCAAAGAAGTATGATAACATGAAAGACTGTATTGAGGCTAAATTGTTCGGTATTGGTCTTGAAAGTTATACAGTTGGTTCTTATGACTTCTATCTAGGTTATGGAGTTAAAAATCAGAAAATAGTAACTCTTGATACAGGACACTTTGTACCAACAGAGAGTGTTGCTGACAAAGTCAGTTCATTACTGCTGTTTGTACCAGAACTTATGCTTCACGTAAGCCGTCCTATCCGTTGGGACTCAGACCATGTAACTATCGTAAACGACGATACACTCGATCTTTTCAAAGAGATTGTACGTGCAGACGCACTTAATAGAGTACACATTGGTCTTGACTACTTTGACGCTTCAATCAATAGAATTGGTGCTTATGTTGTAGGATCTCGCGCTACACAGAAATGTCTGTTGCACGCACTTTTGGAACCAATCCCAACACTTCGCAAATACGAAGATAAGAACAAACTATTTGAACGTCTTGCACTGCTTGAAGAAGATAAATCTATGCCTTGGGGTGCAGTATACGACTACTTCTGCATGAAGAACGGTGTGCCTGTAGGCGAAGACTATATAAAGGAAATTGAGAAATACGAAGCTGACGTACTCAGCAAACGTGCTTAA